A segment of the Corynebacterium resistens DSM 45100 genome:
CGAGCACCTTCCACGTCACTTGTATCCGCGTGAATCGAATCAAGGGCGACTTTGCCGGCAGCCGCCGCATGGAGAAGTACCATCGTGCGCGTGTGACGTGGCACTTCGCGGTAACCTCCGGGGTTTCCGGAGATTCCGCCACCGGATGTGGGCTGCTCATCTACTCCATAACGAGAGCTGGTGCCTCCCAATGCAGCGGTAAGGTCTTCAGCACCCCAGAACAGTGCATCTACGTTGTCGTGCGAAGCGATCTCCCCAAGGTTTAAAACCCCCTTGGGAGTTTCAATGAGAGCGATGATGCGGATGTCGTCAGGTGTGGAGCCATCACATTCACTCAGTACTCGATCCACGTCGGCAGCGCTTTCCACCTTGGGCAACATGATGCGCCGAAATGCAGTGCGGCATACAGCCACAATGTCCAAGGGCATATCTGTGCTATCGGCTGGGTTGATTCGCACGATGGTTCTTTCGGGTGCGAGTTCTGCGTCTGCAATGTGCCCGCGAGCAGCTTCCCGGTTTTCCACGCGGCATCCGTCCTCGAGATCGAGGATCACCATGTCCGAGCGATCGGCGGCCTTCGTGAATCTTTCCGGCCGGTCTGCCGGCGCGAACAACAACGCAGGGCCCGCGGGAATCCATGAGGTGCTCATTAGGCTTCTGCTCCTTCATCTGCGGGACGGCATTGAATCATCGTGGAGCGAATGGCCTCGCAAACAACGGTGCCGTCCTGGTTTCGACCAATGTGTTTGAGCTCCACGATCCCTTGATTCGGGCGGGATTTGCTTAGGCGTTTAGCCACGCACGTGGTTTCCGCATACAACGTGTCCCCGTGGAACATCGGGGCGGGAAACTTCACCTCTGTGAATCCCAGATTCGCCACGATGGTTCCCAAAGTCAGCTGGGAGACGCTGAGGCCCACCACCGCAGAGAGCGTGAACATCGAGTTCACGAGTCGCTCGCCTTTAAAGCCGGGTTGTTCTGCGGCCCAGGCGGCGTCGAGATGAAGGGGCTGCGTGTTCATAGTTTGGGTGGTGAATAAGGTGTTATCGGCCTCGGTGACAGTTCGGCCGGGGCGGTGCAGGTAGGTCACGCCCTCTTCGAATTCCTCGAACCATAGGCCACGCTGCAGGATCTTCTTTTCCGTCATCTTCTGGATTCCTTCTTCTCTCCGCATGTTTTCCTTGAATCTGCGTGTTGCTCAAGCACCGTCGCTTCTACAGCCCGAGGTGGCGAGCGATGAGCATCTGCTGGACTTCAGTGGTGCCCTCGCCGATCTCCAGAATCTTGGAATCGCGGTAGTGGCGGGAAACGCGGTACTCGTTCATGAATCCGTAGCCACCGTGGATCTGGGTGGCATCGCGTGCGTTATCCATCGCTGCTTCGGAGCAGATCATCTTGGCAATGGAGGCTTCCTTAGCACAATCTTGGCCAGCCACCATCTTCTCGGCAGCTGCATGCCATGCCTGACGAGCCGTCCATGCGCGGGCTTCCATCCGGGCGATCTTGAAAGAAATCGCCTGGTAGTCGCTGATGGGCTTGCCGAAGCTAGTGCGTTCCTTGGCGTAGCGCACGGATTCATCAACACACCCTTGGGCTGCGCCACAGGCCAGCGCGGCAATAGCGATACGGCCTTCTTCCAGAATGGACAGGAACTGGGCAAAGCCACGACCGCGCTCACCGACGAGGTTCTCTTCGGGTACGCGCACGTTGTTGAACGTCAGTGGGTGGGTATCGCTGGCGTTCCATCCGACCTTGTTGTACGCCGGCTCGGCCACGAATCCTTCGGTACCGCTGGGCACGATGATCGCGGAGATCTCCTTTTTGCCGTTGTCTCGCTGGCCGGTGACCGCGGTGACGGTCACTAGTTTTGTGATATCCGTTCCGGAGTTCGTGATGAACTGCTTTGAACCGTTGATTACCCATTCGCCGTCTTCCAGCTTGGCGGTGGTCTTGGTTCCGCCGGCATCCGAGCCAGCTTCCGACTCCGTCAGACCGAATCCCGCCAGGG
Coding sequences within it:
- a CDS encoding HpcH/HpaI aldolase/citrate lyase family protein, giving the protein MSTSWIPAGPALLFAPADRPERFTKAADRSDMVILDLEDGCRVENREAARGHIADAELAPERTIVRINPADSTDMPLDIVAVCRTAFRRIMLPKVESAADVDRVLSECDGSTPDDIRIIALIETPKGVLNLGEIASHDNVDALFWGAEDLTAALGGTSSRYGVDEQPTSGGGISGNPGGYREVPRHTRTMVLLHAAAAGKVALDSIHADTSDVEGARAEAFDAAASGFVATVSIHPGLVPAIREAYRPTKEQRTWARKVTEGAKNNSGAFAVDGQMIDAPLLRQAEVIEARAASVEETNP
- a CDS encoding acyl-CoA dehydrogenase family protein: MAILSDELEQLRKSVEDFANNVVDPVAAEHDREHTFPYDVVRQMGEMGLFGLPISEEFGGMGGDYMALCVALEELARVDQSVAITLEAGVSLGIMPIYRFGTQDQKEKWLPDLVAGKALAGFGLTESEAGSDAGGTKTTAKLEDGEWVINGSKQFITNSGTDITKLVTVTAVTGQRDNGKKEISAIIVPSGTEGFVAEPAYNKVGWNASDTHPLTFNNVRVPEENLVGERGRGFAQFLSILEEGRIAIAALACGAAQGCVDESVRYAKERTSFGKPISDYQAISFKIARMEARAWTARQAWHAAAEKMVAGQDCAKEASIAKMICSEAAMDNARDATQIHGGYGFMNEYRVSRHYRDSKILEIGEGTTEVQQMLIARHLGL
- a CDS encoding MaoC family dehydratase — its product is MTEKKILQRGLWFEEFEEGVTYLHRPGRTVTEADNTLFTTQTMNTQPLHLDAAWAAEQPGFKGERLVNSMFTLSAVVGLSVSQLTLGTIVANLGFTEVKFPAPMFHGDTLYAETTCVAKRLSKSRPNQGIVELKHIGRNQDGTVVCEAIRSTMIQCRPADEGAEA